The following are from one region of the Tindallia californiensis genome:
- a CDS encoding TetR/AcrR family transcriptional regulator, producing MYEQFYKLDREKQKRIVNASLKVFSADDFKHASTDDIAAKAQIAKGSLFQYFKNKKTLYMFMYNYALQMLGDKAQAEISYDENDYFEIRKKNLEIKSMLYKQYPFLYHFILKAQKEKDLELAEWITKVNKTFQTRVDQQVFANVDYERFMEDIDIENLNKMISWCSEGIWNEGEADGIAVEEMVAQAHEMFDFFKKATYKPDYLVVERGK from the coding sequence ATGTACGAACAGTTTTATAAATTGGACCGGGAGAAACAGAAGCGGATCGTAAATGCTTCCCTTAAGGTGTTTTCGGCTGACGATTTTAAACATGCGTCAACCGACGATATAGCAGCAAAGGCCCAGATAGCTAAAGGGTCTTTGTTCCAATACTTTAAAAACAAGAAAACCCTTTACATGTTCATGTATAACTATGCATTACAGATGTTGGGAGATAAGGCTCAAGCGGAAATCAGCTATGATGAAAATGATTATTTTGAAATACGCAAAAAAAATTTAGAGATTAAGAGCATGCTATATAAGCAATATCCTTTTCTGTATCACTTTATTCTTAAAGCCCAGAAGGAAAAAGATCTTGAGTTGGCTGAGTGGATTACGAAAGTAAACAAAACATTCCAAACCAGAGTGGATCAGCAAGTATTTGCCAATGTTGATTATGAGCGATTTATGGAAGATATCGACATCGAGAACCTCAACAAGATGATATCCTGGTGTTCTGAAGGCATCTGGAATGAAGGAGAGGCAGATGGAATAGCGGTTGAAGAAATGGTTGCTCAGGCACATGAAATGTTTGACTTTTTCAAAAAAGCAACATATAAGCCAGACTATCTTGTTGTTGAAAGGGGCAAATAA
- a CDS encoding FRG domain-containing protein: protein MKQVTIRSFNEYIEFVEKYKGTHFFRGQANSEWEVGPNIFRDETKLSEECKYINRKLTDNSLEILSHILELQHYGNGTRLCDLTINPLVALYFSIEDDLLDNKDSAIFVFDESEILEVNSFELQVLLILTVKKIDAVIELQSEVKKVTNRLVDIEELVSIISKNYIINHNIKLSYSNMRALLQGGTGLFFGFESDGNIIKRKNNSKINSIIAKLIIPNELKSDLRQRLKNYGISKPVLYDDVSNNYKGLEYEVIEKEKSNNFGFNKLVLDIIVSDVVFVESEIQQIVSDVFDSTKVRFGSNSRIFIYVYYNEEDKRSFNWIARTENNKDFNCYNLKYNIEYHAKRMTYFNQEISVDTIFSKTEPITTLCLAEMKNAINYFEEWKLENITYEIYLDLLKQISKKIYNPIMYDLQDIYHGGNTYHNYYEYSDLFCGDVYNLVFEQITYLERNENPSIISWCFNKCLKACDSSYKKYDNERIRIKNSLSRL, encoded by the coding sequence ATGAAACAAGTAACCATTAGAAGTTTTAACGAATACATAGAATTCGTAGAAAAATATAAAGGAACTCATTTTTTCAGAGGACAGGCTAACAGTGAATGGGAAGTAGGTCCTAATATTTTTAGAGATGAGACAAAATTATCAGAGGAATGCAAATATATCAACAGGAAACTTACTGACAATAGCCTAGAAATACTGTCTCATATTCTTGAATTACAGCACTATGGTAATGGAACAAGACTGTGTGATTTAACAATTAATCCTTTAGTTGCGTTATATTTTTCCATTGAAGATGATTTGCTTGATAATAAAGATTCGGCAATTTTTGTATTTGATGAATCTGAAATTTTGGAAGTGAATAGTTTTGAACTTCAAGTTTTACTAATCTTAACAGTAAAAAAGATTGACGCAGTTATAGAATTGCAAAGTGAAGTGAAGAAAGTTACAAATAGATTAGTTGATATTGAAGAACTTGTATCAATTATTAGTAAAAACTATATCATAAACCATAATATTAAACTTTCTTATTCAAATATGAGAGCTTTGTTACAGGGTGGTACAGGACTATTTTTTGGTTTTGAATCAGATGGCAACATAATTAAACGTAAAAATAATTCGAAAATCAACTCTATAATTGCAAAATTGATTATTCCTAATGAACTTAAATCAGATTTGAGACAGAGATTAAAGAATTATGGAATAAGTAAGCCAGTTTTATATGATGATGTAAGTAATAATTACAAAGGTTTAGAGTATGAAGTAATTGAGAAAGAGAAAAGCAACAATTTTGGGTTTAATAAACTTGTATTAGATATTATTGTATCTGATGTAGTATTTGTAGAAAGTGAAATTCAACAAATAGTATCTGATGTTTTTGATAGCACTAAAGTTAGATTTGGTAGTAATTCTAGAATTTTTATATATGTATATTATAATGAAGAGGATAAAAGGTCTTTTAATTGGATTGCTAGGACAGAAAATAATAAGGACTTCAATTGCTATAACCTTAAGTATAATATTGAATATCATGCCAAAAGAATGACATATTTTAATCAAGAGATTTCAGTTGATACCATCTTTTCAAAAACAGAGCCAATTACTACATTATGTCTTGCAGAAATGAAAAATGCAATTAATTATTTTGAAGAATGGAAGTTAGAGAATATTACTTATGAAATATACCTTGATTTATTAAAACAGATTAGTAAGAAGATATACAATCCTATTATGTATGACTTACAAGATATTTACCATGGAGGAAATACCTATCACAACTATTATGAATATAGTGATTTATTTTGTGGTGATGTTTATAATTTAGTTTTCGAGCAAATTACCTATTTAGAAAGAAATGAGAACCCATCAATAATTAGTTGGTGTTTCAATAAATGCTTAAAGGCTTGCGATTCTAGTTATAAAAAATATGACAATGAGAGAATACGTATTAAAAATAGTTTATCAAGACTTTAG
- a CDS encoding GNAT family N-acetyltransferase gives MNYRIRQARKNDYMLLDEFIYEAIFIPEGMEAPPKSIINQQDIQVYVSDFGKKKDDYCLLAEVDEVVVGAAWVRIMNDYGHLDSETPSLAISVYNEYRGHGIGTALMEQLLISLKEKGYKKTSLAVQKANYAYKLYLKVGYEIVDENEEEYIMVRYF, from the coding sequence ATGAATTACAGGATAAGACAAGCAAGAAAAAATGATTATATGTTGCTAGATGAATTTATATACGAGGCTATTTTTATTCCAGAAGGTATGGAGGCACCTCCCAAAAGCATTATTAATCAACAAGATATACAGGTGTATGTTTCTGATTTTGGAAAGAAAAAAGATGATTATTGCCTGCTAGCTGAAGTTGATGAAGTAGTGGTAGGAGCAGCTTGGGTGAGAATTATGAATGATTACGGTCATCTTGACAGTGAAACACCATCATTGGCAATATCTGTGTATAATGAATATCGTGGACATGGAATAGGTACAGCTCTGATGGAACAATTACTGATATCATTAAAGGAAAAAGGATATAAGAAAACATCGTTAGCAGTACAGAAAGCAAATTATGCTTATAAATTGTACTTAAAGGTAGGGTATGAAATCGTTGATGAAAATGAAGAAGAATACATAATGGTTCGCTATTTTTGA
- a CDS encoding alpha/beta fold hydrolase, with protein MKKWLLRHMKCLTFSKKQHISQTILLLKGANKLRFFELGEENNPAIVLIHGYGVSWKMWQPHIEILKKDYRLIVPALPGHDLGEKSTFLSVEDTARQINDYIQANLQGKVRGMIGCSLGGTIAVEIMAQGQIQSEIVIIDAGPVEAISKPLRHVFAWIRTLQNRLIRKGNKTVLNALTNSYFTMEAVEDLLKTAEHMSVETCRNVQFSVFGYTVPDTIAKSGARFVYWYGSKEAILLKKSVRTFAKYVPGATIQVFEGYNHGELVVSNPDLFVKNATMVINSNPS; from the coding sequence TTGAAGAAATGGTTGCTCAGGCACATGAAATGTTTGACTTTTTCAAAAAAGCAACATATAAGCCAGACTATCTTGTTGTTGAAAGGGGCAAATAAATTGCGGTTTTTCGAATTAGGAGAGGAGAATAACCCAGCAATTGTGCTGATTCACGGTTATGGTGTTTCCTGGAAAATGTGGCAACCCCATATTGAGATATTAAAAAAGGATTATCGTTTAATTGTTCCTGCCCTGCCAGGGCATGACCTCGGAGAAAAATCAACTTTTCTTTCTGTGGAGGATACAGCCAGGCAGATCAACGATTACATACAAGCGAACCTTCAAGGGAAGGTGCGCGGAATGATTGGGTGTTCACTGGGAGGCACCATTGCTGTAGAAATAATGGCTCAAGGTCAGATCCAATCAGAAATCGTTATTATTGATGCGGGTCCTGTTGAGGCGATAAGCAAACCTTTAAGGCATGTCTTCGCTTGGATTCGAACTTTACAAAATAGATTGATTCGCAAAGGAAACAAGACTGTTTTGAATGCCTTAACAAACTCATACTTCACCATGGAAGCGGTTGAAGATCTCTTGAAAACGGCCGAACATATGTCTGTCGAAACTTGTCGAAACGTTCAATTTTCAGTCTTTGGTTACACGGTACCGGACACGATAGCCAAGTCTGGTGCACGTTTTGTTTATTGGTATGGTTCCAAAGAGGCCATCCTGTTAAAAAAGTCTGTTAGAACCTTTGCGAAATATGTTCCCGGTGCAACGATCCAAGTTTTTGAAGGTTACAATCATGGTGAATTAGTCGTTTCAAATCCTGATCTTTTTGTAAAAAATGCAACGATGGTCATCAACTCTAATCCTTCATAA
- the xerA gene encoding site-specific tyrosine recombinase/integron integrase produces MITIFQKNADELSVSFPYTPERVKRIKKITGRRWDPKSKCWLVPNTSGSQSQLMHEFQDEEIIWDSMTLEKTKDEKALEVQAADSNNTLTHLKKQLTLKGYTSKTIKAYLGQVKRFLEYANKDTQALDKQDVEQYMYVLLHDQENSHSYVNQTLSAIKFFFQFVLKHKPLTYEIPRPKKENKLPEVLNNEEVIAVLSKVSNHKHKAILYLVYSSGLRVGEVVRLKVENIDAQRMMIHIKQGKGRNDRYTILSEVALKVLRKYAAMEKPTDWLFPGGKENSFLTERSVQKVFSKACQEANIKKRASVHTLRHSFATHLLEGGTDLRYIQELLGHKSSKTTEIYTHVSSKSLRKIQSPLDRLLEE; encoded by the coding sequence TTGATAACCATTTTTCAAAAAAATGCAGACGAACTATCGGTTTCCTTTCCCTACACACCCGAGAGAGTAAAGCGCATTAAGAAAATCACTGGCAGAAGATGGGATCCAAAAAGCAAGTGCTGGTTGGTGCCTAACACTTCTGGCAGTCAATCGCAACTAATGCATGAGTTTCAAGATGAAGAAATTATTTGGGACTCCATGACGCTGGAGAAAACAAAAGATGAAAAAGCGCTTGAAGTTCAGGCGGCTGATTCAAATAACACATTGACGCATCTTAAAAAGCAATTGACACTCAAAGGCTATACCAGCAAAACCATCAAGGCATATCTGGGTCAAGTGAAGAGGTTTTTAGAGTATGCAAACAAAGACACACAGGCACTTGATAAACAAGATGTTGAACAATACATGTATGTCTTGTTACATGATCAGGAAAACAGTCACTCATACGTCAATCAAACATTAAGTGCAATCAAGTTCTTTTTTCAGTTTGTCTTAAAACATAAGCCGTTGACTTACGAAATACCAAGACCTAAAAAAGAAAACAAGCTTCCTGAAGTCTTAAATAATGAAGAAGTGATTGCTGTTTTAAGCAAAGTGAGCAATCACAAACATAAAGCTATTTTATATTTGGTCTACTCTTCCGGACTCAGAGTGGGTGAAGTGGTGCGGCTTAAAGTTGAGAACATTGATGCACAAAGAATGATGATTCATATTAAGCAAGGGAAGGGAAGAAATGATCGATATACGATCTTATCGGAGGTGGCATTAAAAGTGCTTAGAAAATATGCGGCAATGGAGAAACCGACAGACTGGCTTTTTCCTGGCGGGAAAGAAAATAGTTTTTTAACTGAAAGATCAGTGCAAAAAGTATTTAGTAAAGCATGCCAGGAAGCGAATATTAAAAAGAGGGCATCAGTCCATACGCTGAGGCATTCTTTTGCAACGCATTTACTGGAAGGTGGAACAGATTTGCGATACATCCAAGAGCTGTTGGGACATAAAAGTTCCAAAACCACGGAGATATACACGCATGTGAGCAGTAAGAGTCTTAGAAAAATACAGAGTCCGTTGGATAGGTTGTTGGAAGAGTAA
- a CDS encoding ATP-binding cassette domain-containing protein has protein sequence MKNYRKTKQELHLLARAFAQETEILLLDEPTASLDFKNQMLLWQTIRRNMKSGKTAMICTHDPNHVLWFCDSVVVLGRQGTIVASGCPRKVLTNKVLNEIYGEVSQVKQLDNRSVVIPLFHESC, from the coding sequence TTGAAGAATTACCGGAAAACAAAACAAGAATTACATTTACTGGCAAGAGCGTTTGCCCAAGAAACAGAAATATTACTGTTAGATGAACCCACGGCTAGCTTGGATTTCAAAAACCAAATGCTTCTTTGGCAAACCATTCGCAGGAACATGAAATCAGGAAAAACAGCAATGATTTGCACTCACGATCCCAACCATGTTCTTTGGTTTTGTGATTCTGTAGTGGTTTTGGGAAGGCAGGGAACCATTGTGGCTAGTGGATGCCCTCGGAAAGTACTGACGAATAAGGTGCTTAATGAGATCTACGGCGAAGTAAGCCAAGTGAAACAACTGGATAATCGTTCCGTTGTAATTCCATTATTTCATGAAAGCTGTTGA
- the cas6 gene encoding CRISPR-associated endoribonuclease Cas6: MRLEITFKAEKRVSLPIHYNYYLQGMIYRHISKELATFLHDNGFPYENRKFRLFCFSQLEGDSVYVKKNKRIEFDGLIKLNITSPIPEFCQELGNSLLFAETVELANQTLKVQEVAARSNRVIDSKGTFKLISPATVYSTLQRPDGGKYTVYHSPEEKEFEQQVDKNLRKKYMSLYGQEPPKGLVKTQPLNPSRQSVIYYKTSFIKGYSCQMQMEGPIQLLQMAMDTGIGSKNSQGFGCLKEIERR; this comes from the coding sequence ATGCGACTGGAAATAACGTTTAAAGCAGAAAAAAGAGTAAGTTTGCCGATACATTACAATTATTATTTACAGGGGATGATTTATCGGCACATATCCAAAGAACTGGCCACATTTTTGCATGACAATGGGTTTCCTTACGAAAACAGGAAATTTCGTCTTTTTTGCTTTAGTCAATTGGAGGGAGATTCTGTCTACGTGAAAAAGAACAAGCGTATTGAGTTCGATGGCTTGATTAAACTCAATATCACATCACCAATTCCGGAATTCTGCCAGGAACTAGGGAACAGCTTGTTATTTGCTGAGACAGTAGAACTAGCCAATCAAACCCTAAAAGTCCAAGAGGTTGCTGCTCGTTCGAATCGAGTAATCGATTCGAAAGGAACCTTTAAACTTATCTCGCCTGCAACGGTATATAGCACTCTACAGCGGCCGGATGGAGGAAAATATACGGTTTATCATTCACCGGAAGAAAAAGAATTTGAGCAACAGGTAGATAAAAACCTGAGAAAAAAATACATGTCTTTATATGGTCAGGAGCCACCCAAAGGCCTCGTAAAAACCCAGCCCTTGAATCCAAGCCGCCAAAGCGTCATATACTACAAAACCAGTTTTATAAAAGGCTACTCATGTCAGATGCAAATGGAAGGTCCGATTCAACTACTTCAAATGGCTATGGACACAGGGATTGGTAGTAAAAATAGTCAAGGATTTGGATGCCTCAAAGAAATTGAAAGGAGGTGA
- a CDS encoding SRPBCC family protein — protein MKNRISTATEVINYRIEDVWDAITDNENWQWRSDLQDLKILNDETFVEYGKGGMEIHFTITKKEKHEVYGFTMNSKHFSGEWIGIFEELPENKTRITFTGKSVCPRNRNITVR, from the coding sequence ATGAAGAATAGAATATCAACCGCGACGGAAGTCATAAATTATAGGATTGAAGATGTTTGGGATGCTATTACGGACAATGAAAATTGGCAATGGCGAAGTGATCTTCAGGATCTCAAAATCCTTAATGATGAAACTTTTGTCGAATATGGCAAAGGAGGCATGGAGATTCATTTCACAATAACTAAGAAAGAAAAGCATGAGGTCTATGGATTTACCATGAACAGCAAACATTTCTCAGGAGAATGGATAGGTATTTTTGAAGAATTACCGGAAAACAAAACAAGAATTACATTTACTGGCAAGAGCGTTTGCCCAAGAAACAGAAATATTACTGTTAGATGA
- a CDS encoding nucleotidyltransferase domain-containing protein — MKIVFEDLNDEVIYRIYDVEPKYENILQMCFYQKDGRGYIKKYPKNAKYLDKMKKRYYQNAQRMFDQLGYFCDVPWEKGLKKFCSMVQDSNINWWLTGSCAACIRGVELNPHDIDIMIDSKSVAEITELFKDYLIEPIINTNGWLTKDFGVIFMDVRIDIASDPSPVLDEPEPVDCGPFALNHLEVVNWNGFQIKVPPLDLQLNVNRKRGRMDRVKKMEEFLHHGN, encoded by the coding sequence ATGAAAATAGTATTTGAAGATTTGAATGATGAAGTTATATATAGAATCTATGATGTTGAACCGAAATATGAAAATATTTTACAGATGTGCTTTTATCAAAAGGATGGCCGAGGATATATAAAAAAATATCCGAAGAATGCAAAATACTTGGATAAAATGAAGAAGCGATATTATCAAAATGCGCAACGAATGTTTGATCAATTAGGATATTTTTGTGATGTTCCATGGGAGAAGGGATTAAAGAAATTTTGCTCGATGGTTCAAGATAGCAATATCAATTGGTGGCTAACTGGAAGTTGTGCTGCCTGCATCCGTGGAGTTGAATTAAATCCACATGATATTGATATAATGATAGATTCAAAATCAGTAGCAGAGATAACGGAGCTTTTCAAAGATTACTTAATAGAACCAATCATCAACACAAATGGATGGTTAACCAAAGACTTTGGTGTCATATTTATGGATGTCAGAATTGATATTGCATCGGATCCTTCACCTGTTTTAGATGAACCAGAACCGGTTGATTGTGGCCCGTTCGCATTAAACCATTTGGAAGTTGTAAATTGGAACGGGTTTCAGATAAAAGTACCTCCTTTAGATTTGCAGTTGAACGTAAATCGGAAAAGAGGGAGAATGGACAGAGTAAAAAAAATGGAAGAATTTTTACATCATGGAAATTAA
- a CDS encoding class I SAM-dependent methyltransferase: MKREREIKMKDAIQQCWDKNAIEYDEGYDHGIKSNREKEAWMKWLAQRIGDESKIILDIGTGTGNLALMLAEMGHYVKGIDVSAAMLEIAIEKSVAYRDKITYEQQDVHDLALEVEARYDAVVGRNVLWTLTDPQQALQGWYRVIKPGGMFIMIDGNWFTPTYCQKWGKRLGGILQSMGMAEKENSSYSHEMINNLPLIEQDGVHHFIRIAEKVGFESVTQHPLKPLDQIINKQMSFVQRLINAHHRYGIVGYKARGVR; encoded by the coding sequence TTGAAAAGAGAAAGAGAAATAAAGATGAAAGATGCCATTCAACAATGTTGGGATAAAAATGCCATTGAGTACGATGAAGGCTATGACCATGGCATTAAAAGCAATCGTGAGAAAGAAGCATGGATGAAGTGGCTGGCACAGAGGATCGGTGACGAATCGAAGATTATTTTAGATATTGGAACGGGCACTGGTAATTTGGCGCTTATGTTGGCTGAAATGGGTCATTATGTGAAAGGCATCGATGTTTCAGCAGCCATGCTGGAGATAGCTATTGAAAAGAGCGTCGCATATCGGGACAAGATTACCTATGAGCAACAAGACGTACATGATTTGGCACTTGAGGTTGAAGCCAGGTATGATGCAGTGGTGGGACGTAATGTACTATGGACTTTGACGGATCCGCAACAAGCATTGCAGGGCTGGTATCGAGTGATCAAACCAGGCGGAATGTTTATTATGATAGATGGGAACTGGTTTACCCCCACCTATTGCCAAAAATGGGGTAAAAGACTGGGGGGAATACTGCAGAGCATGGGAATGGCTGAAAAAGAAAATAGCAGCTATAGCCACGAAATGATCAATAACTTGCCATTGATTGAACAAGATGGAGTGCATCATTTTATACGAATAGCAGAGAAGGTAGGCTTTGAGTCAGTGACACAACACCCACTCAAACCCTTGGATCAGATTATTAATAAGCAGATGTCCTTTGTTCAAAGATTGATAAATGCACATCATCGCTATGGTATTGTTGGCTATAAAGCAAGGGGAGTAAGATGA
- a CDS encoding MerR family transcriptional regulator — protein sequence MEYNINKLAKLAGVSTRTLRYYDEIEILSPRRIPSNGYRVYGQKEVDVLQQIMFYRELGVPLDEIKKIIWSKDYDGITLLQGHLSALKEKKEQIELLISNVEKTIATSKGEGTMTDKEKFEGFKKKMIEDNEQQYGAEIREAYGDDVIDASNTKIMGLTPEKYEKSQALSQQIKEALNAAFEQQDPSSEAAQKACALHKEWLGYYWNHYSKEAHLGLAQTYVDDIRFKKYYDDIAEGCAEFFQEALKIYCQ from the coding sequence ATGGAATATAACATTAACAAGCTGGCAAAACTTGCGGGCGTTAGCACCCGTACCCTGCGATATTATGATGAGATAGAGATTTTATCTCCACGACGGATCCCTAGTAATGGGTACCGGGTTTACGGTCAAAAGGAAGTTGACGTACTTCAGCAAATAATGTTCTACCGAGAGTTAGGTGTACCCCTTGACGAAATCAAAAAAATCATCTGGTCAAAAGACTACGATGGGATCACATTGCTGCAAGGCCACCTGTCGGCCCTAAAAGAAAAAAAAGAGCAGATAGAGTTGCTGATATCCAATGTGGAAAAAACTATTGCAACATCGAAAGGAGAAGGAACAATGACTGACAAAGAAAAATTCGAAGGCTTCAAAAAGAAAATGATTGAAGACAATGAACAACAATATGGAGCAGAGATCCGAGAAGCCTATGGTGACGATGTTATAGATGCCAGCAACACCAAAATAATGGGCTTAACACCAGAGAAATATGAAAAAAGCCAAGCATTATCCCAGCAAATCAAAGAAGCATTAAACGCTGCCTTTGAGCAGCAGGATCCCTCCAGTGAAGCTGCCCAAAAGGCATGCGCTTTGCACAAAGAATGGCTTGGGTACTATTGGAATCATTACTCAAAAGAAGCACACCTTGGATTGGCCCAAACCTATGTCGATGACATTCGGTTCAAAAAGTATTACGATGACATTGCAGAAGGTTGCGCAGAATTTTTTCAAGAAGCTCTAAAGATCTATTGCCAATAA
- a CDS encoding CRISPR-associated protein, which yields MSIHNGEFLFIKSVKDGIPNRDPLNDSDARRLFPEEDGRISLSDVSVKRDTRDFVLDKHPDGGEDQKNFIFVQQKANENGKLLGRKGLAERIAEQTGRQEDAKSNMKALLTEHCFDVRIFGVVYSVKPKFHLTGPVQLGWGHSMHPVDTQYVQGTVVMPSSEGVDSQGEDQGKTQGTIWTTYTLPFAVFMMPGVINEKNAEHTGMTEEDQELLLQALWQGTQHRQARGRGQQQPLLLVHVEYKDPFYRIGYLEDLVSLLPEPDTWRQDDKRPASLRDIEIDVTELMETIEQQQEKIHRCRIWKHPSLILKGAQEKFLQESW from the coding sequence ATGAGTATTCATAACGGCGAGTTTTTATTTATTAAATCCGTCAAAGATGGTATTCCAAACAGAGATCCCCTAAATGACAGCGATGCAAGAAGACTCTTTCCAGAAGAGGATGGTCGTATTTCCTTGTCCGATGTATCCGTCAAGAGAGACACCAGGGATTTTGTTTTGGATAAGCATCCGGATGGAGGTGAGGATCAGAAAAACTTTATTTTTGTTCAGCAAAAAGCCAATGAAAATGGAAAGTTGCTAGGAAGAAAAGGACTGGCAGAAAGGATTGCAGAGCAGACTGGCCGTCAGGAAGATGCCAAATCAAATATGAAAGCATTGTTGACAGAGCACTGCTTTGATGTGCGAATCTTCGGGGTGGTATATTCAGTCAAACCAAAATTCCATTTAACAGGACCCGTTCAGCTAGGTTGGGGCCATTCCATGCACCCAGTGGATACGCAGTATGTCCAAGGAACAGTGGTCATGCCCAGTTCTGAAGGCGTAGACAGTCAGGGAGAAGACCAGGGAAAAACCCAGGGAACCATATGGACAACCTATACCCTTCCCTTTGCAGTCTTTATGATGCCTGGGGTTATCAATGAAAAAAATGCAGAACATACCGGCATGACAGAAGAAGATCAGGAACTGTTGCTACAGGCCCTGTGGCAGGGAACCCAGCATCGTCAGGCCAGAGGCAGGGGTCAGCAACAACCGCTGTTGCTGGTTCATGTGGAGTATAAAGATCCTTTTTATCGGATTGGCTATTTGGAAGACTTAGTTTCCCTGTTACCAGAGCCAGATACCTGGAGACAGGATGACAAAAGACCGGCTTCCCTACGGGACATAGAAATAGATGTGACGGAATTGATGGAAACCATCGAGCAGCAACAAGAAAAAATTCATCGCTGCCGTATCTGGAAACACCCTTCCCTAATCTTGAAAGGAGCCCAGGAAAAATTCTTACAGGAATCCTGGTAA
- a CDS encoding alpha/beta fold hydrolase: MFTLTKEFCSSYGKIKYDVQGEGSPIILVHGTPWSSFNWRHIIPSLSQWFTVFYYDLLGYGQSEKTEGKDVSLGTQSKIFAELLNHLGLKAPIVVGHDFGGTTTLRTYLLEKRDFDKMILIDPVAMAPWGSPFFSHVKEHEKAFQGIPGYIHEAMVSAYIQGATYRSMDQETLKGTIKPWLGSTGQNAFYRQIVQASERYTNDIEPLYSTINHPVLIVWGEQDNWIPIERGHKLHNQISTSKFMSIPNAGHLVQEDAPTILLSHILKFLRDE, from the coding sequence ATGTTTACACTGACAAAAGAATTCTGCTCGTCATATGGAAAAATAAAATATGATGTTCAAGGGGAAGGCTCACCGATCATTCTTGTACACGGAACTCCTTGGTCATCCTTTAATTGGCGACATATCATTCCTTCGCTTAGTCAATGGTTTACTGTATTCTATTACGATCTTTTAGGTTATGGGCAGTCAGAAAAAACTGAAGGGAAAGATGTTTCACTCGGAACTCAAAGTAAGATTTTCGCAGAACTTCTTAATCATCTGGGGCTTAAAGCGCCTATTGTGGTTGGGCATGATTTTGGTGGAACCACTACTTTGCGTACGTACCTATTGGAAAAACGAGATTTTGATAAAATGATACTAATTGATCCAGTTGCAATGGCACCTTGGGGATCTCCATTTTTCTCCCATGTAAAAGAGCACGAAAAAGCTTTTCAAGGAATTCCTGGTTACATACATGAGGCTATGGTTTCTGCTTATATTCAAGGAGCAACCTATCGATCAATGGATCAAGAAACCTTGAAGGGAACAATTAAACCGTGGCTTGGTTCAACTGGTCAGAACGCATTTTATCGTCAAATTGTACAAGCAAGTGAAAGGTATACAAATGATATCGAGCCTCTTTACAGTACAATAAATCATCCAGTATTGATTGTATGGGGAGAACAAGATAATTGGATCCCAATTGAAAGAGGTCACAAATTGCATAATCAAATTAGCACATCTAAATTTATGTCGATACCTAATGCAGGACACTTGGTTCAGGAAGATGCACCAACGATACTTCTGTCACATATATTAAAATTTTTGAGAGATGAATAG